A window of the Lactuca sativa cultivar Salinas chromosome 5, Lsat_Salinas_v11, whole genome shotgun sequence genome harbors these coding sequences:
- the LOC111882908 gene encoding uncharacterized protein LOC111882908 has protein sequence MERYNMTIINESGDGVITHNHVHQKECSYKEFWNCKPKDFDGTKGVLTMMQWFEKTESIFEICECLERSIVKLAAFTFTERALTWWVSHVKSLGLTVENSMGWENMKELMREEYCPRGEIQKLEEELWNLSMDGFEIVTYTNRFSELVALCLEMVTPESKKIERYIWGLSPLMIGDVLSSNPITFDSAKCLAHRLVDHEAGQNMITPISESLKGNACKRKSGNDEKRESTQKAKIYVATTPVIPKTAKNYAGTLLKCDRCTFHHTRACREMHCKNCNRKGHTVRFCRAPAQPISQVPSTGFSHAFYGCGKTGHMKRDFLITRNSGADGRILMITSTGETTPDPR, from the coding sequence ATGGAACGCTACAACATGACAATTATCAACGAGTCGGGTGACGGTGTTATCACCCATAACCATGTGCatcagaaggagtgttcctataaggaatTCTGGAATTGCAAACCTAAAGATTTCGATGGGACGAAAGGAGTCCTTACTATGATGCAGTGGTTTGAGAAGACTGAATCAATATTCGAAATCTGCGAATGCCTAGAAAGGAGCATAGTGAAGTTGGCCGCTTTCACTTTCACGGAAAGAGCCCTCACATGGTGGGTCAGCCATGTGAAGTCACTAGGTCTTACAGTGGAAAATTCAATGGGTTGGGAGAACATGAAAGAACTGATGAGGGAAGAGTACTGCCCCAGAGGCGAGATACAAAAGCTAGAGGAAGAGCTTTGGAATCTCTCAATGGATGGGTTTGAAATAGTGACCTACACTAATAGATTTAGTGAGCTAGTGGCACTATGCCTAGAGATGGTtactcccgagagcaagaaaatagagagatatatctggggattATCTCCTCTGATGATAGGAGATGTTTTATCATCCAATCccatcacttttgatagtgccaaatgcTTGGCACATAGGCTTGTTGACCATGAAGCCGGTCAAAACATGATTACCCCGATTTCTGAATCATTAAAGGGGAATGCCTGCAAGCGAAAGTCTGGGAATGATGAGAAAAGGGAATCAACTCAGAAGGCAAAGATTTATGTTGCTACAACTCCTGTCATCCCGAAAACTGCCAAAAATTATGCTGGAACACTTCTGAAGTGTGACAGGTGCACATTTCATCACACTAGAGCATGCCGTGAGATGCATTGTAAAAATtgcaacagaaaggggcacacTGTTCGTTTCTGTAGAGCACCGGCACAACCTATCTCCCAAGTCCCTAGCACTGGATTCAGCCATGCTTTCTATGGGTGTGGCAAAACGGGGCACATGAAGAGGGATTTCCTAATAACAaggaactctggcgcagacggaaGGATACTAATGATCACCTCCacaggagagactactccggatCCACGTTGA